The following are from one region of the Oreochromis aureus strain Israel breed Guangdong linkage group 1, ZZ_aureus, whole genome shotgun sequence genome:
- the LOC120440746 gene encoding uncharacterized protein LOC120440746, with product MITISYHISRTVFETLHCSNMEQDRLVGRGNLHRRGGGAPRQRGGLQRNVGRRQRTIISNEVRAIIVDHVVNRGFTMAEAARLVQPNLQRSTVSSIIQTFRQENRINRRQPGGGRPRVLTDQQELAVVEMVRARNDIRLSEIKQAIENSNDTFANVPSISLPTIARLLKKHQVSMKQIYLVPFERNNVRVKQLRSEYNPSLDSSCQEIFPTVPEQRRHPL from the exons ATGATCACAATTAGTTACCATATAAGTAGAACTGTGTTTGAGACTTTGCACTGTTCAAATATGGAGCAGGATAGACTCGTAGGGAGAGGAAACCTTCATCGAAGAGGTGGTGGTGCTCCTCGACAGAGAGGTGGTCTTCAGAGAAATGTAGGCAGAAGACAACGCACCATCATCTCTAATGAAGTCCGGGCCATCATTGTTGACCATGTGGTTAACAGAGGCTTTACCATGGCTGAGGCTGCCAGGTTGGTACAGCCTAATTTACAAAGGTCAACTGTCAGCTCTATCATCCAAACTTTTCGCCAAGAAAACCG AATTAACAGGAGACAACCTGGTGGTGGTCGCCCACGTGTTTTGACTGACCAGCAGGAGTTGGCTGTGGTGGAAATGGTCAGGGCAAGGAATGACATACGGCTGTCTGAAATCAAACAGGCTATTGAGAACAGCAATGACACCTTTGCCAATGTGCCATCAATTAGCCTTCCAACGATTGCCCGGCTTTTGAAGAAGCACCAGGTTTCCATGAAACAAATTTACTTGGTTCCTTTTGAGAGGAACAATGTCCGGGTGAAACAACTGCGTTCAGAATATAATCCAAGCCTGGATTCGTCATGCCAGGAGATTTTTCCCACGGTGCCTGAACAACGAAGACATCCACTGTGA
- the il17a/f2 gene encoding interleukin 17a/f2: MKLLRHGIYTLLVCCSALWVAHSEVETESATECDATLTFSSEITSLTGGNGDIHSRSLSPWNWTPNTERNRIPRTLWEAECSTSFCSSPVPGQKDQKDLNPLPVYQDVLVLTSHNGRRCYKASFRSVAVGCTCVRAQTN, from the exons ATGAAGCTGCTGAGGCACGGCATCTACACTCTGCTG GTATGTTGCAGTGCATTGTGGGTCGCTCACTCCGAGGTTGAAACTGAATCCGCCACCGAATGTGACGCCACGTTGACGTTCTCCTCCGAGATCACAAGCTTGACTGGAGGAAACGGGGACATCCACAGCAGATCTCTGTCTCCGTGGAACTGGAC GCCAAACACGGAGAGAAACCGAATCCCCAGGACGCTCTGGGAGGCCGAGTGCAGTACCAGCTTTTGTTCCAGTCCCGTCCCGGGACAGAAGGACCAAAAGGACCTGAACCCGCTCCCCGTCTACCAGGACGTCCTGGTCCTGACCTCACACAATGGCCGGCGTTGCTACAAAGCATCGTTCCGCTCTGTGGCAGTCGGATGCACCTGTGTTAGAGCCCAGACCAATTAG
- the LOC116328990 gene encoding membrane progestin receptor beta-like produces MPHVSFAHPSLCLNFLPLLHRLLPSNPPTVRDVDVPPLFRERFILTGYRPTGMSWRCYALSLFQIHNETLNVWSHLLAATFVVLRFMVFAIMRGGGILGFRLQGPEGEGFSVDASSLPLVLYVLSAVTYLSCSAAAHLLQSHSEQAHYSLFFLDYVGVAVYQYGCALALCLYSSNTAWRQSMLGQVFLPAAALLAWLSCTACCYAKLRFRRPYPLHRKLCQLIPMGVAYLLDISPVAHRLATHSWTGSPALPLHFLQVVLFMLSAFFFSCPVPECFSPGHFDIVGHGHQLFHILLSLCTLAQQEALFHDFLWRRPAMVREFGEERLLLACASFPCLTLCCTLTALAMRRQAQAQLMKEQR; encoded by the exons atgcctcaCGTGTCGTTTGCCCATCCCTCGCTCTGTCTTAACTTCCTCCCTCTGCTGCACCGCCTCCTCCCATCCAACCCCCCCACTGTCCGAGACGTGGATGTTCCCCCTCTGTTTCGGGAGCGCTTCATCCTGACGGGGTACCGTCCCACGGGCATGTCATGGCGGTGTTACGCCCTCAGCCTGTTCCAGATCCACAATGAGACGCTGAATGTGTGGAGCCACCTGCTGGCTGCCACCTTCGTGGTGCTCAGGTTCATGGTGTTCGCCATCATGCGAGGAGGG GGAATCCTGGGTTTCCGACTGCAGGGTCCTGAAGGTGAAGGTTTTTCTGTGGACGCCTCCTCTCTACCTTTGGTCCTCTATGTTCTTTCTGCTGTCACATACCTCAGCTGTAG TGCTGCAGCTCACCTGCTGCAGTCCCACTCAGAGCAGGCGCATTACTCACTATTCTTCCTGGACTATGTGGGCGTGGCCGTCTATCAGTATGGCTGTGCTCTGGCTCTCTGCCTGTACAGCTCCAATACTGCCTGGAGACAAAGCATGCTGGGACAG GTCTTCCTCCCAGCAGCTGCCCTCCTTGCGTGGCTCTCATGCACTGCCTGCTGCTATGCAAAACTTCGTTTTCGCCGTCCATACCCCCTTCACAGGAAGCTCTGCCAGCTGATCCCGATGGGTGTGGCCTACCTACTGGACATCAGCCCTGTTGCCCACCGTCTTGCCACCCACAGCTGGACGGGCAGCCCTGCACTACCATTGCACTTCCTGCAG GTGGTGCTGTTTATGCTATccgccttcttcttctcttgccCCGTTCCTGAGTGTTTCTCCCCCGGCCACTTTGACATTGTCGGCCACGGCCACCAGCTCTTCCACATCTTGCTGTCACTCTGCACACTGGCCCAGCAGGAGGCACTGTTCCACGACTTCCTATGGCGGCGGCCGGCAATGGTCAGAGAGTTCGGAGAGGAGCGCCTCCTGCTGGCTTGCGCCTCCTTTCCCTGCCTGACGTTGTGTTGCACCTTGACAGCCCTCGCCATGAGGAGGCAGGCTCAGGCACAGCTGATGAAAGAGCAACGatag
- the si:ch73-204p21.2 gene encoding uncharacterized protein si:ch73-204p21.2 isoform X1 yields the protein MQQIKETDEQYALKQSHEIFKKRVELKTRLDLLTMYSTERLLLHDKSRFYMHGDKPDKLLASLLKGSRARQSILKIRQQDGNIVTDHEKINEVFRDFYSQLYTSESQIDCSAINEFLAKLDIPEIPPELKTRLDEPISQLGVSLAIASMQSGKCPGPDGFPSEFFKHFSSLLSTQLSATLTDCIKQGSLPQSFYEACITLITKKGKDPLECASYRPISLLNTDAKISAKILARRLEIVLPKIISKDQTGFIKGRHSYFNIRRLFNIVYSSSTDSELSSIISLQSLIDLALERNLLRGLNYSILNHLLQYELTSNCQNVSNFTEAHARDVLSAPCFLIWP from the coding sequence ATGCAACAAATTAAGGAGACCGATGAACAGTATGCTCTCAAACAGAgtcatgaaatatttaaaaagcgTGTAGAACTTAAAACAAGACTTGACCTACTCACAATGTACTCGACTGAACGTTTACTCTTACATGACAAATCCAGATTTTATATGCATGGTGACAAACCTGATAAATTACTGGCGAGCCTTCTAAAAGGTTCTAGGGCAAGGCAAAGTATTCTTAAAATTCGACAACAAGATGGCAACATAGTCACAGATCACGAAAAAATCAATGAAGTATTCAGGGATTTTTACTCACAGCTTTACACCTCAGAGTCCCAAATTGACTGCAGTGCAATTAATGAGTTCTTAGCTAAACTTGACATTCCTGAAATTCCACCAGAACTTAAAACAAGGCTGGATGAACCCATCTCTCAGTTAGGAGTTTCCTTGGCTATAGCTTCAATGCAATCTGGCAAGTGTCCAGGTCCGGATGGCTTTCCGTCAGAATTTTTCAAACACTTCTCTTCATTACTGTCCACGCAGCTTAGTGCAACCCTCACGGACTGCATCAAACAAGGATCTCTTCCTCAATCATTCTATGAAGCCTGTATTACACTTAttacaaagaaaggaaaagatccGTTGGAATGTGCTTCCTATAGACCCATTTCTCTATTGAACACAGACGCTAAAATATCAGCCAAGATACTTGCCCGTAGACTAGAAATAGTTCTTCCAAAAATTATTTCAAAAGACCAGACAGGCTTCATTAAAGGTCGTCATTCATATTTTAACATAAGGAGGCTATTTAACATAGTTTACTCCAGCTCTACAGACTCTGAGTTGAGTTCGATTATCTCTTTGCAGTCCTTGATAGATTTGGCTTTGGAGCGAAATTTACTTCGTGGATTAAATTACTCTATTCTCAACCATCTGCTACAATACGAACTAACCTCCAATTGTCAAAACGTTTCAAACTTCACAGAGGCACACGCCAGGGATGTCCTCTCAGCCCCCTGCTTTTTGATCTGGCCATAG
- the si:ch73-204p21.2 gene encoding uncharacterized protein si:ch73-204p21.2 isoform X2, with translation MLLFCTLSELFSISLWILNVSSTCFMPLQSFFFFFDFFGIFLGPLCAHAYKDGFRWSDSTTSSHRTEASLEAGIMATGPDVIEMWLLSSGVVSFFMLLLILSIFLTGLCSDCGRHSFELQDPEVNRTPSTLISVVKLEEVRENPTINEIQNDEKQSRPEEEVSVQFTPWRSHLGVPQSQDQNAEHIYHTIGGHGTNPDISSPPMPANHKPARAHDAALEDFSNYDRNSVYAQVSKKLSSSASPPPVHTPAEIPVEEEEESSPPLPERTAEMEG, from the exons atgttgttgttttgcacTTTGTCAGAACTTTTTAGCATCTCTTTATGGATTCTTAATGTCTCATCTACTTGTTTTATGCCTcttcaaagcttttttttcttttttgacttctttggcatttttctggGACCTCTTTGTGCTCATGCATACAAAGATGGATTCAGGTGGAGCGACAGCACCACCTCCTCGCACAGAACAGAGGCTTCACTGGAAGCCG GGATCATGGCAACCGGACCAGATGTTATCGAGATGTGGCTCCTGTCGTCGGGAGTCGTTAGCTTCTTCATGCTTCTCCTCATCCTCTCCATCTTCCTCACGGGTCTCTGCAGCGACTGCGGCAG acaTTCATTTGAGCTTCAGGATCCGGAGGTGAACAGAACCCCGTCAACACTCATCAGCGTG GTGAAGCTGGAGGAAGTGAGAGAAAACCCAACGATCAACGAGATCCAGAACGATGAGAAAC agtCACGTCCTGAAGAGGAAGTCTCAGTGCAGTTCACTCCCTGGAGGAGCCACCTGGGGGTGCCGCAGAGCCAAG ATCAAAATGCAGAACACATTTACCACACCATCGGAGGACACGGCACCAACCCGGACATATCATCACCACCAATGCCGGCCAATCACAAGCCAGCCAGAGCACATGACGCCGCTCTGGAGGATTTTAGTAACTACGACAGGAATTCAGTTTACGCTCAAGTCAGCAAGAAGCTGAGCTCCAGTGCTTCGCCTCCACCTGTCCATACACCTGCGGAGATACCggtagaggaggaggaggagtcttCACCTCCGCTGCCCGAGAGGACGGCAGAGATGGAGGGATGA
- the si:ch73-204p21.2 gene encoding uncharacterized protein si:ch73-204p21.2 isoform X3 encodes MATGPDVIEMWLLSSGVVSFFMLLLILSIFLTGLCSDCGRHSFELQDPEVNRTPSTLISVVKLEEVRENPTINEIQNDEKQSRPEEEVSVQFTPWRSHLGVPQSQDQNAEHIYHTIGGHGTNPDISSPPMPANHKPARAHDAALEDFSNYDRNSVYAQVSKKLSSSASPPPVHTPAEIPVEEEEESSPPLPERTAEMEG; translated from the exons ATGGCAACCGGACCAGATGTTATCGAGATGTGGCTCCTGTCGTCGGGAGTCGTTAGCTTCTTCATGCTTCTCCTCATCCTCTCCATCTTCCTCACGGGTCTCTGCAGCGACTGCGGCAG acaTTCATTTGAGCTTCAGGATCCGGAGGTGAACAGAACCCCGTCAACACTCATCAGCGTG GTGAAGCTGGAGGAAGTGAGAGAAAACCCAACGATCAACGAGATCCAGAACGATGAGAAAC agtCACGTCCTGAAGAGGAAGTCTCAGTGCAGTTCACTCCCTGGAGGAGCCACCTGGGGGTGCCGCAGAGCCAAG ATCAAAATGCAGAACACATTTACCACACCATCGGAGGACACGGCACCAACCCGGACATATCATCACCACCAATGCCGGCCAATCACAAGCCAGCCAGAGCACATGACGCCGCTCTGGAGGATTTTAGTAACTACGACAGGAATTCAGTTTACGCTCAAGTCAGCAAGAAGCTGAGCTCCAGTGCTTCGCCTCCACCTGTCCATACACCTGCGGAGATACCggtagaggaggaggaggagtcttCACCTCCGCTGCCCGAGAGGACGGCAGAGATGGAGGGATGA